In Sphingomonas sp. KC8, the sequence GGCGCGACGCACCTCGAATTTCCGGAAGATGTCGCCGACGAGCATACTGAAAGCCGGCCGTTGAAGCCAAGCCTCGCGCGGCGCCCCTCGGCCGAACCGAAGGCGGTGCGCGCGGCTGTCGAAAAGATCGAACGGGCCAAGGCCCCGATCCTGGTGATCGGCGCGGGCGCTAATCGCAAACTCACCGGCCGGATGCTCCTCCAGTTCATCGAAAAAACCGGTATCCCCTTTCTCACCACCCAACTCGGCAAGGGGGTGATCGATGAAAATCACCCGCTGTTTCTGGGCTGCGCCGCGCTGTCTTCCGGTGATTTTGTCCATCGTGCCGTCGAGGCTGCCGATTTGATCGTCAATGTCGGTCATGACGTGATCGAAAAGCCACCTTTCTTCATGCAGAATGGCGGCACCGAAGTGATCCACATTTCCACCCGTTCGGCGGAGGTCGATCCCGTCTATTTTCCCCAGATCGAGGTGATCGGCGATATCGCCAACGCCTTCTGGCAGATGAAGAACGATGTCGTGCCATCGGGCAGCTGGGATTTCGATTTCATGCTCCGGGCGCGCAAGGCGGAACAGGCCCATACCGCGTCGATCGAGGGCGATACCCGTTTCCCGATCTTCCCGCCTTATCTCGTCCGCGAAATCCGCAAGGCAATGCCGGCCAACGGCATCATCTGTCTCGACAACGGCGTCTATAAAATCTGGTTTGCGCGCAATTATTGCGCACGCCAGCCCAATACGGTGCTGCTGGACAATGCGCTGGCAACCATGGGCGCAGGGCTGCCATCCGCCATGGCATCGGCGATGGTGTATCCCGATCGCAAGGTGATGGCGATCTGTGGCGATGGCGGGTTCATGATGAACAGCCAGGAAATGGAAACCGCCGTCCGGCTGGGTCTAAATATCACCGTGCTGATCCTGAATGACGGCAGCTACGGCATGATCCGCTGGAAGCAGGCGAACATGGGGTTTGAGGATTGGGGGCTGACTTATGGCAACCCCGATTTCGTGAAGTATGCCGAATCCTACGGGGCCAAAGGGCATCGGGTCGAAAGCGCGGAACATCTGCCGCAATTGCTCGCCGCATGCCTCGATACGCCGGGCGTACACCTGATCGACTGCCCAGTCGATTATTCGGAAAACGATCAGATCCTGAACAAGGACATCAAAGACCTCAGCAAGAAGGTCTGAACCACGCCTGCCGGTTGACGAACGAGGCCATGATGAAGCTCAAGGACAGCTACCCGCTCTACCTCGCCAATGAAGCGCGGATGCCCAACACCGACCTCGCGG encodes:
- a CDS encoding acetolactate synthase large subunit is translated as MATKASDLFVQCLEQEGVEYIFGVPGEENLDMLDSLSRSKQIKLILTRHEQGAGFMAATYGRHTGKTGVCMATLGPGATNLVTAAAYAQLGGMPILMVTGQKPIKKSKQGRFQILDVVSMMGPITKYTHQLASADNIPSRIREAIRVAEEEKPGATHLEFPEDVADEHTESRPLKPSLARRPSAEPKAVRAAVEKIERAKAPILVIGAGANRKLTGRMLLQFIEKTGIPFLTTQLGKGVIDENHPLFLGCAALSSGDFVHRAVEAADLIVNVGHDVIEKPPFFMQNGGTEVIHISTRSAEVDPVYFPQIEVIGDIANAFWQMKNDVVPSGSWDFDFMLRARKAEQAHTASIEGDTRFPIFPPYLVREIRKAMPANGIICLDNGVYKIWFARNYCARQPNTVLLDNALATMGAGLPSAMASAMVYPDRKVMAICGDGGFMMNSQEMETAVRLGLNITVLILNDGSYGMIRWKQANMGFEDWGLTYGNPDFVKYAESYGAKGHRVESAEHLPQLLAACLDTPGVHLIDCPVDYSENDQILNKDIKDLSKKV